Proteins encoded by one window of Carassius auratus strain Wakin chromosome 8, ASM336829v1, whole genome shotgun sequence:
- the LOC113107455 gene encoding coiled-coil domain-containing protein 92 yields MASVSVTLENQLDSAQKNLLFLQQDHANTLKGLHAEVRRLQQHCTDLTYELTMRSSDPGDDGEARCRELHQRCEELEAQLKAKEQENTELLRDLEQKNAMISVLENTIREREKKYLDELKLKSHKLAVLSGELEQRASTIAYLTSQLHATKKRLLAGGAAGISPSVSPIGSFKPTPPPAPVASGNDKDIRQPETPRRRMRKSLSQPLHSEYTELYRLGAADGRRVVLRDSVDAMPDPTPFLQAREPAAPLESQPVLRERPSVIPPIASLATPSSPAHIPVPPSPKNTPSWEGTHSHANAHIGVAHRIHHSPSAGGQQAEVETLAVDQVNGEQVVRKRSGADRTV; encoded by the exons ATGGCCTCGGTGAGTGTGACCTTGGAGAATCAACTGGACAGTGCACAGAAAAACCTTCTGTTCCTGCAACAAGACCATGCCAACACATTGAAAGGCCTTCATGCTGAGGTCCGCCGCCTACAACAGCACTGCACAg ACCTGACATATGAGCTGACAATGCGGAGTTCTGATCCAGGCG ATGATGGTGAGGCTCGTTGCAGAGAGCTGCACCAGCGCTGTGAGGAGCTGGAGGCTCAGCTCAAGGCTAAAGAGCAGGAGAACACAGAGCTCCTGCGAGACCTGGAGCAGAAGAACGCCATGATCTCTGTGTTGGAGAACACCATCCGTGAGCGGGAGAAGAAGTACCTGGATGAGCTGAAGTTGAAGAGCCATAAGTTGGCTGTGCTGTCTGGAGAGCTGGAGCAGAGAGCCAGCACCATTGCCTACCTCACCTCCCAGCTCCACGCTACCAAAAAACGTCTTCTCGCCGGGGGAGCTGCGGGTATAAGCCCCTCTGTCAGCCCTATCGGCTCTTTCAAACCCACCCCACCCCCCGCTCCAGTGGCTTCAGGAAATGACAAAGACATCCGGCAACCCGAGACACCTCGCAGACGCATGCGCAAAAGTCTTTCGCAGCCGCTGCACTCTGAATACACGGAGCTGTACCGGTTGGGCGCCGCAGATGGCCGTAGGGTGGTACTGAGGGATTCGGTAGATGCCATGCCAGATCCCACACCATTCCTGCAAGCCAGAGAGCCCGCGGCCCCCTTAGAGTCTCAGCCGGTCCTGCGGGAACGCCCCTCTGTAATCCCGCCCATCGCTTCTTTGGCCACGCCATCAAGCCCCGCCCACATCCCAGTGCCCCCAAGTCCCAAAAATACTCCATCGTGGGAGGGAACCCATTCCCATGCTAACGCGCATATAGGTGTAGCGCATCGGATCCACCACTCGCCCTCAGCAGGTGGGCAGCAGGCGGAAGTGGAGACCCTCGCTGTGGACCAGGTCAATGGGGAGCAGGTGGTTCGCAAACGCTCAGGTGCAGACAGAACTGTTTAA
- the LOC113107457 gene encoding ras association domain-containing protein 2-like produces MDDRNDGVRVGENKFISKRSILSHLKTYNLYYEGKNLQLRHREEEEELIIEGLLNISWGLRRPIRLQMQDDHERIRPPPSSTSWHSGCNLDNQSQEGQNQTPQTPPQMEVTPPEDHSSNGTAQAHEEEEEEVCDVSAQLLRTKSDAGVLRRGRRRSPSDQRRIRRHRFSINGHFYNHKTAVFTPAYGSVTNVRINSCMTTPQVLRVLLNKFKIENSPDEFALYLVHASGERVQLKRMDYPLVVRILQGPCEHVCKIFLMEQDLGEEIPYEVAQYIKFEMPVLQSFITKLKEEEDREVQKLRSRYKYLRCIIEKQLQCFPEGSTCV; encoded by the exons ATGGATGACAGGAATGACGGAGTGCGGGTTGGAGAAAACAAATTCATCAGCAA GAGAAGCATTCTCTCTCATTTAAAGACCTACAATCTCTACTATGAAGGAAAGAACCTGCAGCTACGCCACAGAGAG gaagaggaggagctgATCATTGAAGGACTTCTCAATATCTCATGGGGCTTACGTCGACCAATCAGGCTTCAGATGCAGGATGACCACGAGCGAATCAGACCTCCTCCCTCCTCTACCTCCTGGCACTCAGGGTGTAACCTTGACAACCAGAG TCAGGAGGGCCAGAATCAGACTCCTCAAACTCCACCTCAGATGGAAGTGACGCCCCCAGAGGACCACTCGAGCAATGGCACAGCACAAGcccacgaagaagaagaagaag AGGTGTGTGACGTCTCCGCTCAGCTTCTGAGAACCAAAAGTGATGCTGGTGTCCTGAGACGGGGCAGGAGACGGTCTCCCAGCGACCAGCGGCGAATCAGAAGGCACAGGTTTTCCATCAACGGTCACTTCTACAACCACAAG ACGGCTGTGTTCACTCCCGCGTATGGTTCTGTGACTAACGTCCGGATCAACAGCTGCATGACCACGCCACAGGTGCTGCGGGTGTTACTGAATAAGTTTAAGATCGAGAACAGCCCAGATGAGTTCGCCCTCTACCTCGTCCATGCCAGCGGAG agcgcgtgcaGCTGAAGCGTATGGACTACCCGTTAGTAGTGAGAATACTTCAGGGACCATGTGAGCACGTCTGCAAGATCTTTCTCATGGAGCAGGATCTGGGAGAGGAGATTCCCTatgaa GTGGCGCAGTACATCAAATTTGAGATgcctgtcctgcagagttttatTACCAAACTGAAGGAAGAGGAGGATAGGGAGGTGCAGAAGCTGAGAAGCAG ATACAAGTATCTGCGGTGTATCATTGAGAAGCAGCTCCAGTGTTTTCCAGAAGGCTCCACCTGTGTGTGA
- the LOC113107456 gene encoding shematrin-like protein 2: MFSQYKILSLMNCLLLLTMMFPAVQSRRGGGFGRGGGRGGGWGGSSSGRAGWGGGGGHYRAPPAHTGGSSGHSTGKVAGAAAAGALGGMLVGHGLSSLARPGYGYGHGYGGYGGYGAGYGHGHGYGHGHGHGHGHGHEGHNETDVEYYTDAASSGPIYSCLTVFGLVMSFLFGYFLS; encoded by the coding sequence ATGTTCTCCCAATATAAAATCTTGTCGTTGATGAACTGCCTGTTACTCCTGACGATGATGTTTCCTGCGGTCCAGTCGCGTCGGGGCGGGGGCTTCGGGCGTGGAGGAGGCCGAGGTGGAGGATGGGGTGGCAGCAGCTCTGGTCGCGCAGGCTGGGGAGGAGGCGGTGGACATTACCGTGCCCCACCAGCTCACACCGGAGGCTCCTCGGGACACAGCACTGGCAAGGTAGCAGGGGCGGCCGCCGCCGGAGCTCTAGGGGGAATGCTGGTCGGACATGGCTTGAGCTCCTTGGCCCGACCTGGATATGGGTACGGGCACGGGTATGGAGGATACGGAGGCTATGGTGCGGGATATGGTCATGGCCATGGGTACGGACACGGTCACGGACACGGGCATGGACATGGACACGAAGGACACAATGAGACAGATGTGGAATATTACACAGATGCTGCCAGTTCTGGACCCATTTATAGCTGTCTGACAGTTTTTGGACTCGTGATGTCATTCTTATTTGGGTACTTTCTGTCATAA